A genome region from Cyprinus carpio isolate SPL01 chromosome B23, ASM1834038v1, whole genome shotgun sequence includes the following:
- the lamb2l gene encoding laminin subunit beta-2 has protein sequence MMMARYFSVLLMVLPVVAQELPSAPHGCMEGSCYPATGNLLIGRAINLTATSTCGLEGPEQYCIVSHLQDLNKCFKCDSQKPYDAYHHDNSHRVENVIYQRDGRGELTWWQSVNGEENVSIRLNLEAEFHFTHLIMKFKTFRPAAMIIERSSDFGHTWKPYRYFAYNCTKTFRRIPAHLLRFIDEVICEERYSDIEPSTEGEVIYKVLDPAIHVKDPYSLDIQDLLRITNLRINFTKLHTLGDNLLDRRPDVLQKYYYALYELVVRGSCFCYGHASECTPVPGVTSRDPGMIHGRCVCKHNTVGLNCERCRDFYHDAPWRPAETDNAHTCRECNCNGHSNQCHFDMAVYLATGNISGGVCDNCLHNTMGRKCETCKHFYYQDPTKDIRDPAACIPCDCDPVGSVEGGVCDSYTDLDLGMIGGQCRCKQNVKGQRCDYCKEKHFGLSKILSSPLGLSCNCDPRGITMIGAPCDQISGDCSCKRYVTGRYCNQCLPEHWGLSNDLAGCRPCDCDFGGATNNKCRMDNGQCDCRPHLIGRQCSEVQPAFFCASLDYNKYEAEEAIGRSPDDPTLPGNPRPQAETDCVQHLNNQLRRNRRHHRRHIAQQQRAALRRIRQLQQTPSVSTVHRERQPGQMVTWTGPGFARVKDGAGLEFTISNIPYAMEYDIMIRYEPESTEDWEALVSITSLDLPTSLRCGNMLPTEQMYTVTMSHHRRFVEMPRPFCFEPNNQYVVSIRFQRHAVSHRHLTAFTLIDSLVLIPKYDELPGFQGDDVQDERRRQEMELYMCLDSFMTLPMPALAELCTTLICSISAIMYNGALACQCDPQGSLSAECDRVGGQCHCKPNVIGRKCDQCAPGTYGFGPYGCTVCDCHSQGSVGHQCDPVTGQCPCRHGATGRQCSGCQPGQWGFPNCRQCQCNGHAESCDPETGACYECRDYTAGQLCERCVNGFYGNPILGSGEHCRPCPCPGHPDSGHSNGASCHTDYASNQILCQCGNGYAGPRCNRCAPGYYGVPEQPGGMCRPCQCNRNIDPQDPESCDPQTGQCLRCLYNTDGHSCSECKPGYYGNALAQDCRRCTCVTAGTIDGYCTDGVCHCDKRTGQCPCKPNIIGHNCDNCAPNHWNFGSDAGCEPCECAQPNSLSTHCNRFSGQCHCQPGFGGRQCTECEAFHWGDPRVRCEECNCHPLGSEMAQCDRVTGACVCKKEASGSRCEECARGFTGIFPKCIPCHPCFQLWDDAVCQINRDLTHIKDVIAMILEKGVVPGVSDSRIRQLEKKLAQIHDLIRNGDREGIYNLISQAIDDLRAEIALTDGRLMGVSRELNVTADLDNALKRNLTALEKELKDLNNTLHRLQRELKNYHTAGLAEQLENIRKYYQISLNSEQRCNASVYGPQSPVEQSEDTRKRTEALLKGRKDSFMRTVTANKKSLSELEEKTREIDRKLTNLNNRVCGGHGNASANSSCPDSPCGGAGCRDSDGVLKCGGKGCKGTVGASLKALDNAEDVHKNLTATSEELQTIAKKLRDIATLTQTVKTQAKDTLDKAQGKKELFENSNKMLKDFIQKIRDFLNEEGADPESIKKVAQQVLAISLPVNRTVILNIIEQIKANIANLTNVEGVFKHTSEQLAKIKDLLKRAQDAKAQAERVSDNINKTKEALETSQNAITKAEKKITTALENLKNAQNITNTLDNKLLNLDSNLMDVMMRLANLSHGVDLLKNKTEQNREMAKDAKAQSDNATQEAAGLQEELVNAENLYKELKEKVDSVGGTGEGNISQKAIDMKKEAEELLKKATTGMETLRKLERKFNKNEQKMQQQRDELADLEKNVTEVREYIRVKVMSYNNCQ, from the exons TTCTTCCAGTTGTGGCTCAGGAGCTGCCCTCTGCCCCACATGGCTGCATGGAAGGCAGCTGTTATCCAGCAACAGGAAACCTTCTGATTGGCCGAGCTATTAACCTGACTGCCACCTCCACCTGTGGCCTGGAGGGGCCTGAGCAGTACTGCATTGTCAGTCATCTGCAG GATTTAAATAAGTGCTTTAAGTGTGACTCTCAGAAGCCATACGATGCCTATCATCATGACAACAGCCACAGGGTAGAGAATGTCATCTACCAGAGAGACGGCAGAGGAGAACTCACCTGGTGGCAGTCTGTAAATG GAGAGGAGAATGTCAGTATTAGACTGAATCTTGAGGCCGAGTTCCATTTTACTCATCTCATCATGAAGTTTAAA ACGTTTAGGCCTGCTGCTATGATAATTGAGCGTTCTTCTGATTTTGGCCATACATGGAAGCCATATCGCTACTTTGCCTACAACTGCACCAAGACTTTCCGCCGGATTCCTGCCCACTTGCTGCGGTTTATTGATGAGGTCATCTGTGAGGAGCGCTACTCTGACATTGAGCCGTCCACTGAAGGAGAG gtcaTCTACAAAGTGCTTGATCCTGCGATCCATGTCAAAGATCCATACAGTCTCGACATTCAGG ATTTGTTGCGAATCACTAATCTCCGGATAAACTTCACTAAACTGCACACTCTGGGTGATAACCTGCTTGACCGGCGTCCGGACGTCCTGCAGAAATATTACTATGCACTGTATGAGCTGGTTGTGCGCGGGAGCTGCTTCTGCTACGGTCATGCGTCAGAGTGCACACCAGTACCCGGAGTGACCTCCAGGGATCCAGGCATG ATTCATGGACGTTGCGTATGTAAGCACAATACTGTGGGATTAAACTGTGAGCGCTGTAGAGATTTCTACCATGATGCACCCTGGAGGCCCGCCGAGACTGATAACGCACATACGTGCAGGG AATGCAACTGTAACGGTCACTCCAACCAGTGTCATTTTGACATGGCGGTGTATCTGGCTACGGGGAACATCAGTGGAGGTGTGTGTGACAACTGTCTCCACAACACCATGGGCCGCAAATGTGAAAcctgtaaacatttttactatcAGGATCCAACTAAAGACATCAGAGACCCAGCAGCATGTATCC cttgTGACTGTGACCCGGTGGGATCTGTGGAGGGAGGAGTTTGTGACAGTTATACTGATCTGGATCTGGGTATGATTGGCGGTCAGTGTCGCTGTAAGCAAAACGTCAAGGGTCAGCGCTGTGACTACTGCAAAGA aaaacattttgggcTCTCTAAAATTTTATCCTCACCATTAGGCCTCT CATGTAACTGTGACCCCCGTGGCATCACTATGATTGGGGCTCCGTGTGATCAGATCAGTGGTGACTGCTCCTGTAAGAGATACGTAACTGGCCGCTATTGTAATCAGTGCCTG CCTGAACACTGGGGACTCAGTAATGATCTGGCTGGTTGCAGACCCTGCGATTGTGACTTTGGTGGAGCAACCAACAACAA ATGCAGGATGGACAATGGTCAGTGTGACTGTCGGCCTCATCTGATTGGTCGGCAGTGTTCTGAAGTGCAGCCTGCGTTTTTCTGTGCTTCTCTAGATTATAACAAGTACGAAGCAGAGGAAGCTATAGGTCGCTCCCCTGATGATCCTACTCTTCCA ggCAACCCAAGGCCTCAGGCTGAGACTGACTGTGTGCAGCATCTCAACAATCAGCTGAGAAGAAACCGTCGTCATCATCGCCGGCACATTGCCCAACAGCAGAGGGCAGCATTGAGACGCATCCGACAGTTGCAGCAAACT CCCAGTGTAAGCACAGTGCATAGAGAGAGACAACCGGGTCAGATGGTCACATGGACCGGGCCAGGCTTTGCTCGGGTTAAAGACGGTGCTGGCCTCGAGTTCACCATCAGCAACATCCCTTACGCTATGGAATATGACATTATGATCAGATACGAGCCAGAG TCCACAGAGGACTGGGAGGCTCTAGTGAGCATCACGTCCCTGGATTTACCCACAAGTCTTCGCTGTGGAAACATGCTGCCCACAGAGCAGATGTACACAGTCACAATGTCCCACCACAGGAG GTTTGTTGAAATGCCAAGGCCCTTTTGCTTTGAGCCAAACAACCAGTATGTGGTGTCCATCCGTTTCCAGCGTCATGCCGTGTCTCACCGACATCTCACCGCCTTCACCCTGATAGACTCA CTTGTACTAATACCCAAGTATGATGAGCTCCCAGGTTTCCAGGGTGATGACGTCCAAGATGAGCGTCGACGCCAGGAGATGGAGTTGTACATGTGTTTGGATTCCTTCATGACCTTGCCGATGCCTGCGCTGGCCGAGCTGTGCACTACACTCATCTGCAGCATCTCCGCAATCATGTATAACGGTGCCCTGG CATGTCAGTGTGACCCTCAGGGTTCATTGAGTGCCGAGTGTGACAGAGTCGGAGGTCAATGCCACTGTAAACCCAATGTTATTGGCCGTAAATGTGATCAGTGTGCACCGGGGACGTACGGATTTGGACCATATGGCTGCACTG TATGTGACTGCCACTCTCAGGGCTCTGTAGGGCATCAGTGTGACCCAGTGACGGGCCAGTGTCCGTGCCGACATGGGGCGACTGGCCGCCAGTGCTCTGGATGCCAGCCGGGTCAGTGGGGATTTCCAAACTGTAGACAGTGCCAGTGTAACGGCCATGCGGAGAGCTGTGACCCAGAAACAGGTGCCTGTTATGAGTGCCGAGACTACACAGCTGGACAGTTGTGTGAGAG GTGTGTAAATGGTTTCTACGGTAACCCAATATTGGGTTCAGGCGAACACTGTCGCCCCTGTCCATGTCCAGGACACCCTGACAGCGGACACTCCAATGGAGCTTCCTGTCACACAGACTATGCCTCCAACCAGATCCTCTGCCAGTGTGGTAACGGATATGCAG GTCCTCGCTGTAATCGCTGCGCCCCTGGGTACTATGGGGTTCCTGAGCAGCCTGGCGGGATGTGCCGGCCGTGCCAGTGCAACAGGAACATTGACCCCCAGGACCCAGAGTCATGTGACCCACAAACCGGCCAATGCCTCAGGTGCCTGTATAACACAGACGGCCACTCATGTTCTGAGTGTAAACCAGGTTATTATGGAAATGCACTCGCTCAGGACTGTAGGC GCTGTACTTGTGTAACTGCAGGCACTATAGATGGCTACTGTACTGATGGAGTGTGTCACTGTGATAAACGGACTGGCCAGTGCCCCTGCAAGCCAAACATCATTGGCCACAACTGTGATAACTGCGCCCCCAACCACTGGAACTTCGGCTCAGACGCTGGATGTGAACCCTGCGAATGTGCCCAACCAAATTCCCTCAGCACACACTGCAACAGG TTCAGTGGCCAGTGTCATTGTCAGCCAGGTTTTGGAGGGCGACAGTGCACTGAATGTGAGGCGTTTCACTGGGGTGATCCCAGAGTGCGGTGTGAAG AGTGTAACTGCCACCCTCTGGGGTCCGAGATGGCTCAGTGTGACCGCGTAACAGGAGCGTGTGTGTGTAAGAAGGAGGCTTCAGGAAGTCGCTGTGAAGAGTGCGCCCGTGGCTTTACCGGAATCTTCCCCAAGTGCATTCCCTGTCATCCCTGCTTCCAGCTATGGGATGATGCTGTGTGCCAGATCAACCGAGATCTGACCCACATCAAGGATGTCATTGCCATGATCCTGGAAAAGGGTGTGGTTCCCGGAGTCAGCGATAGCCGCATACGTCAACTGGAGAAGAAGCTCGCACAGATTCATGACCTGATTCGAAATGGAGACCGAGAGGGAATCTATAACCTAATAAGCCAGGCCATTGATGACTTGAG AGCGGAGATAGCTTTGACTGACGGGCGTCTGATGGGCGTGAGTCGGGAGCTGAACGTGACAGCAGATCTTGACAATGCTCTGAAACGAAACCTAACTGCACTGGAGAAAGAACTGAAAGACTTGAACAATACACTTCACCGACTGCAAAGAGAGCTGAAGAACTACCACACTGCTGGATTGGCAG AGCAGTTGGAAAACATTCGCAAGTACTACCAGATTTCACTGAATTCAGAGCAGCGCTGTAATGCCTCCGTATACGGACCCCAGAGTCCTGTGGAACAGTCTGAAGACACACGTAAGCGTACCGAAGCTCTGCTGAAAGGCAGAAAGGACAGCTTCATGCGTACAGTCACCGCCAATAAGAAATCTTTGTCTGAACTGGAGGAAAAAACACGTGAGATCGACCGAAAACTAACAAACCTCAACAACAGG gTATGTGGTGGCCATGGCAATGCTAGTGCTAATAGTAGCTGTCCAGATAGCCCCTGTGGAGGAGCTGGCTGCCGTGATAGCGATGGTGTGCTCAAGTGTGGAGGGAAAGGATGTAAAGGAACTGTTGGTGCCTCACTGAAGGCCCTGGACAATGCTGAAGATGTTCACAAGAACCTGACCGCTACCAGTGAGGAGCTACAAACCATTGCTAAAAAG CTCCGAGACATTGCTACACTCACCCAGACTGTGAAGACCCAAGCGAAGGACACTCTTGATAAAGCCCAGGGCAAGAAAGAGCTCTTTGAGAACTCCAACAAGATGCTTAAAGACTTCATCCAGAAGATTAGAGATTTTTTGAACG AGGAGGGAGCAGATCcagaaagcattaaaaaagtGGCCCAGCAGGTTTTGGCAATCTCCTTGCCAGTCAACAGGACCGTAATACTCAACATCATCGAGCAGATCAAAGCTAACATCGCCAACCTCACCAACGTGGAGGGGGTATTTAAACACACCTCAGAGCAACTGGCCAAAATTAAGGATCTGCTTAAGAGAGCTCAAGATGCAAA GGCACAAGCTGAAAGGGTGAGCGATAATATCAATAAAACTAAAGAAGCACTTGAAACCTCACAGAATGCCATTACAAAAGCTGAGAAGAAAATTACCACAGCCCTAGAAAATCTCAAGAATGCCCAGAACATCACTAATACG CTTGACAACAAACTCTTAAATTTAGACAGCAACCTCATGGATGTGATGATGCGACTGGCCAATTTGTCACATGGAGTGGATTTATTGAAGAATAAAACGGAGCAGAACAGGGAGATGGCAAAAGATGCCAAAGCTCAGTCCGACAATGCAACTCAAGAGGCTGCTGGACTTCAAGAG GAACTGGTAAATGCCGAGAATCTGTATAAGGAGCTGAAAGAGAAGGTGGACTCTGTGGGAGGGACAGGAGAAGGTAACATTAGCCAGAAAGCTATAGATATGAAGAAAGAAGCAGAGGAACTGCTGAAGAAAGCCACCACGGGCATGGAAACCCTCAGAA